One part of the Anopheles merus strain MAF chromosome 3L, AmerM5.1, whole genome shotgun sequence genome encodes these proteins:
- the LOC121600543 gene encoding serine-rich adhesin for platelets isoform X1: MSAGLMSCVRENSPPLESAPAQVPDIPITITTPETAVPATSSSTNSDTTKRKRFHPLRNLRRIFRRRTVSAADRAPGQLGAKAAGPTHIHFATPGCSTTDATLPRTGYPITIRNDSGTAPGTSQGGPGGYFKHETYRLRNSDDLDKEMSDYQRSLSEGRLVDSDISRDGLSQSHDSVFSESAGTASSLSITLKNELADVLRKRRKDRQGEVSDEDLGLPLSPITPQRKDRGMNKSEGSLSILSMTSSDLDDDRSASNASGHNLLHLDSSTSGSISMNRSEHMDESGDSSKLSHSAAKHKLAVRPKKKGPTRARTRPRESTLLPATPEVNEESLKLSSTNIASSFSPTKEANEKAHSLPYGIVPPGTSTPLAPKSSPAKEISTSKLSVGDAPAVTGSSIYVNRNISKSHEFERSADHHHLTVEGSAVPAASRKEDDGFFKRILNYSFKKKKHESGAKEESSHSVTASPRKEDNTSSVYISSADPATVDCVPTEQIMKLSLVVGEPELSELSGYKKIKSGPAARQRVFPKDIFTAEEHQLQQQQQQHQQHTQRYSSNVEVNRQSVASSGSGHSLTVGEAKMPLHKSEEYLVSKTRKFSERSVDGGEGDDEESDGRKYVSHGERLKSPKVYGLSSYQQKLAKISISSQPAAAPDAAKDSPSKRAKSVEKSKSFRTYTTDGVSNQLQAGGHQVPSLPNLSASLSVGNFSSNNFLETEHKFFSMTENMNTGKQRVFKDYISNADDDGESRHLSSSASLQKFEINDNNLLNPREEYFDHQPKSIVLTTNTLTPPEPTSILNKSNQNISQIEENIDKLVSSQFVSIIRSSDEGSSNERLDDIGVGANVPEFMKIQLKNRVEGTGRPAKTSSIVLTTSPTPAPPTSPAIASPTASAGQYPQQPDDAIKLQRRFSNENIEITESKPPLPPSVVGRTSLELGIPKSPPAFRKQGSGGGAAVGDLAGSKRNSMNLSQDLSDDRKVILQRRTSVTEEKIKYERRISSSSEDIKFEKKKSTSEELLEKRSSTGSNGTGNSNYNSGSSSGDELVVLRKKFIGGEREGGKDKDGTPELMKVFARRSLKLRSDDDYKVTESGKPLSSIDSDKENQSSEEKLDKVGLQQTKQLQQQQQQQQQHVQQQPAEHISTTLVQSVAIGAPVTNGSLKNGSSVVEPAVLKNASNENAPAAPASGEPILRKSITSKPFGVPNRFGNAPNGGQPRNATSFVEVRKTLLPSATVTVGAPVITNNNFVKSSTAQAQGDACESTTVSNNNTINTNRHTIASLNQLNSANGVGAINNNAANTATIIESDGGSGGNNGEINEFKGILQRRAEWEKRAKEGFK; the protein is encoded by the exons ATGTCAGCGGGTTTGATGTCGTGTGTGCGGGAAAACTCGCCACCACTGGAAAGCGCTCCCGCACAAGTGCCAGACATACCGATCACGATCACCACACCGGAAACAGCAG TAcccgccaccagcagcagcaccaacagcgACACTACCAAGCGGAAACGGTTCCATCCACTGCGCAACCTACGGCGAATCTTCCGACGCCGCACCGTATCGGCAGCGGACCGTGCGCCCGGCCAGCTCGGTGCGAAAGCCGCCGGCCCAACCCACATCCACTTCGCCACGCCCGGGTGTTCCACGACCGATGCGACGCTACCGCGCACAGGCTACCCGATCACGATTCGCAACGATTCCGGCACGGCACCGGGTACTTCCCAGGGCGGGCCCGGTGGGTACTTCAAGCACGAAACCTACCGGCTGCGCAACTCCGATGATCTAGACAAGGAGATGTCCGATTACCAGCGCAGCCTAAGCGAAGGTCGACTTGTGGATAG TGACATAAGTCGCGATGGACTTTCACAGTCGCACGATAGCGTGTTCTCTGAATCGGCCGGTACGGCAAGCAGTCTATCGATCACGCTAAAG AACGAGCTAGCAGACGTACTCCGTAAGCGAAGGAAAGACCGGCAGGGTGAAGTATCGGACGAAGATCTCGGTCTGCCGTTGAGCCCCATCACGCCCCAGCGCAAGGATCGCGGCATGAACAAGAGCGAAGGTTCGCTCAGCATACTGAGCATGACGAGCTCGGACCTGGACGACGACCGGTCCGCTTCGAACGCTAGCGGCCACAACCTGTTGCACCTGGATTCGTCCACCTCTGGCTCGATCAGTATGAATCGTTCGGAACATATGGATGAAAGTG GTGACTCATCCAAGTTGAGCCATTCCGCCGCCAAACACAAACTTGCCGTACGACCAAAGAAAAAGGGCCCTACCCGTGCACGAACTCGCCCAAGAGAG TCAACCCTGTTGCCAGCGACGCCCGAAGTGAACGAGGAATCGTTGAAGCTGTCCTCCACCAACATCGCTTCCAGCTTTTCACCCACGAAGGAAGCGAACGAGAAGGCCCATTCGCTACCGTACGGCATTGTGCCACCGGGCACATCGACCCCACTCGCACCGAAATCGTCACCCGCCAAAGAGATTAGCACCTCGAAGCTATCGGTCGGTGATGCACCGGCGGTGACGGGCTCATCCATCTACGTCAATCGCAACATTTCCAAGAGCCATGAGTTTGAGCGTTCCGCCGACCATCATCATCTGACAGTGGAGGGATCGGCTGTGCCGGCAGCCTCGCGCAAGGAAGATGATGGCTTCTTCAAGCGCATCCTGAACTACAGcttcaagaagaagaagcacgaATCGGGCGCGAAGGAGGAGTCGTCGCACTCGGTGACGGCGTCCCCGCGCAAGGAAGACAACACGAGCAGCGTGTACATCAGCTCGGCCGATCCAGCCACTGTCGATTGTGTGCCAACGGAGCAGATCATGAAGCTATCGCTGGTTGTCGGTGAGCCGGAGCTGAGTGAGCTGAGCGGGTATAAGAAGATAAAGTCGGGTCCGGCCGCACGGCAGCGCGTCTTCCCGAAGGATATCTTTACGGCTGAGGAGCAtcagcttcagcagcagcagcagcaacatcaacagcatACACAGCGCTACTCCTCTAATGTGGAGGTAAACAGACAGTCGGTTGCTTCGTCCGGCAGTGGCCATTCACTTACAGTCGGCGAAGCCAAGATGCCACTGCACAAGAGCGAAGAGTATCTCGTGTCAAAGACGCGCAAGTTCTCCGAGCGTAGTGTAGACGGTGGCGAAGGAGATGACGAAGAAAGCGATGGCCGCAAGTACGTTAGTCACGGCGAGCGGCTCAAAAGCCCGAAGGTGTACGGGTTGAGCTCGTACCAGCAAAAGCTGGCGAAAATCTCCATCTCGTCCCAGCCGGCGGCGGCGCCGGACGCGGCCAAGGATAGTCCGAGCAAGCGCGCCAAGTCGGTGGAAAAATCGAAAAGCTTTCGCACGTACACGACGGACGGTGTGTCGAATCAGCTGCAGGCGGGTGGCCACCAGGTGCCGAGCCTGCCGAACTTGAGCGCCTCGCTGTCGGTGGGCAACTTCTCGAGCAACAACTTCCTCGAGACGGAGCACAAGTTCTTCAGCATGACGGAGAACATGAACACGGGCAAGCAGCGGGTGTTTAAGGACTACATCAGCAATGCGGATGATGACGGTGAATCACGACACCTTTCGTCCAGTGCGTCGCTGCAAAAGTTTGAGATCAATGATAATAATCTGCTGAACCCGCGCGAAGAGTACTTCGACCATCAGCCGAAGAGTATCGTGCTGACCACGAACACGCTGACGCCGCCGGAACCAACCAGCATACTGAACAAATCAAACCAGAACATCTCGCAGATTGAAGAGAACATTGACAAGCTAGTATCGTCGCAGTTCGTGAGCATCATCCGCAGCTCGGACgagggcagcagcaacgagCGGCTGGACGATATCGGCGTTGGTGCCAATGTACCCGAGTTTATGAAGATACAGCTGAAGAACCGTGTGGAGGGTACGGGCCGACCGGCCAAGACGAGCAGTATCGTGCTGACGACCTCGCCAACTCCGGCGCCACCCACTTCACCCGCCATCGCTAGTCCCACTGCCAGTGCCGGGCAGTACCCCCAGCAGCCAGACGATGCCATAAAGCTGCAGCGACGGTTCAGCAACGAGAACATTGAGATTACGGAGTCGaaaccaccactaccaccatccgTGGTAGGACGCACCAGCCTGGAGCTGGGTATACCGAAGAGCCCGCCCGCCTTCCGCAAACAGGGCTCGGGTGGTGGTGCAGCTGTCGGAGATTTGGCCGGCAGCAAGCGCAACTCGATGAATCTCTCGCAGGACCTGAGCGACGACCGGAAGGTAATACTGCAGCGCCGCACGTCCGTGACGGAGGAGAAGATCAAGTACGAGCGGCGGATATCGTCCTCGTCGGAGGACATCAAGTTCGAGAAGAAAAAGTCCACCTCGGAGGAGCTGCTGGAGAAACGCAGCAGCACCGGAAGCAATGGGACGGGCAATTCCAACTACAACAGTGGCTCGAGCAGTGGCGATGAGTTGGTGGTACTGCGGAAGAAGTTTATCGGTGGTGAGCGCGAAGGTGGAAAGGATAAGGATGGTACGCCTGAGTTGATGAAGGTGTTTGCGCGGAGGTCGCTGAAGTTACGGTCGGATGATGACTACAAGGTGACGGAGAGTGGTAAACCGCTGTCGAGCATTGACAGTGACAAAGAGAATCAGTCAAGTGAGGAGAAGTTGGATAAGGTGGGTCTGCAGCAGACGAAgcagctacagcagcagcagcagcagcagcagcaacatgtCCAGCAACAGCCAGCCGAGCACATCTCCACCACACTCGTACAGTCGGTGGCAATTGGAGCGCCCGTCACGAATGGATCACTGAAGAATGGAAGCAGCGTAGTAGAGCCTGCCGTACTGAAGAATGCTTCCAACGAGAATGCACCTGCAGCACCTGCCTCGGGAGAGCCTATCCTGCGGAAGAGTATCACCAGCAAACCGTTTGGCGTGCCGAACCGATTCGGCAATGCACCGAACGGTGGACAACCCCGCAATGCGACTTCCTTTGTGGAGGTGCGCAAGACCCTGCTGCCCAGTGCGACGGTCACTGTTGGGGCACCCGTCATCACCAACAACAACTTCGTCAAGTCATCGACCGCACAGGCACAGGGTGATGCGTGCGAGTCCACCACcgtcagcaacaacaacaccatcaACACGAACCGCCATACGATCGCGTCACTGAACCAGCTCAACAGCGCCAACGGTGTCGGTGCCATCAATAACAACGCGGCGAATACGGCCACTATCATCGAGTCGGACGGTGGCAGCGGTGGCAACAATGGGGAGATTAACGAGTTCAAGGGCATCCTGCAGCGTCGGGCCGAGTGGGAAAAGCGAGCAAAGGAAGGCTTCAAGTAG
- the LOC121600543 gene encoding serine-rich adhesin for platelets isoform X2 has protein sequence MIQLDRAPTVALRYRTLINGVINDISRDGLSQSHDSVFSESAGTASSLSITLKNELADVLRKRRKDRQGEVSDEDLGLPLSPITPQRKDRGMNKSEGSLSILSMTSSDLDDDRSASNASGHNLLHLDSSTSGSISMNRSEHMDESGDSSKLSHSAAKHKLAVRPKKKGPTRARTRPRESTLLPATPEVNEESLKLSSTNIASSFSPTKEANEKAHSLPYGIVPPGTSTPLAPKSSPAKEISTSKLSVGDAPAVTGSSIYVNRNISKSHEFERSADHHHLTVEGSAVPAASRKEDDGFFKRILNYSFKKKKHESGAKEESSHSVTASPRKEDNTSSVYISSADPATVDCVPTEQIMKLSLVVGEPELSELSGYKKIKSGPAARQRVFPKDIFTAEEHQLQQQQQQHQQHTQRYSSNVEVNRQSVASSGSGHSLTVGEAKMPLHKSEEYLVSKTRKFSERSVDGGEGDDEESDGRKYVSHGERLKSPKVYGLSSYQQKLAKISISSQPAAAPDAAKDSPSKRAKSVEKSKSFRTYTTDGVSNQLQAGGHQVPSLPNLSASLSVGNFSSNNFLETEHKFFSMTENMNTGKQRVFKDYISNADDDGESRHLSSSASLQKFEINDNNLLNPREEYFDHQPKSIVLTTNTLTPPEPTSILNKSNQNISQIEENIDKLVSSQFVSIIRSSDEGSSNERLDDIGVGANVPEFMKIQLKNRVEGTGRPAKTSSIVLTTSPTPAPPTSPAIASPTASAGQYPQQPDDAIKLQRRFSNENIEITESKPPLPPSVVGRTSLELGIPKSPPAFRKQGSGGGAAVGDLAGSKRNSMNLSQDLSDDRKVILQRRTSVTEEKIKYERRISSSSEDIKFEKKKSTSEELLEKRSSTGSNGTGNSNYNSGSSSGDELVVLRKKFIGGEREGGKDKDGTPELMKVFARRSLKLRSDDDYKVTESGKPLSSIDSDKENQSSEEKLDKVGLQQTKQLQQQQQQQQQHVQQQPAEHISTTLVQSVAIGAPVTNGSLKNGSSVVEPAVLKNASNENAPAAPASGEPILRKSITSKPFGVPNRFGNAPNGGQPRNATSFVEVRKTLLPSATVTVGAPVITNNNFVKSSTAQAQGDACESTTVSNNNTINTNRHTIASLNQLNSANGVGAINNNAANTATIIESDGGSGGNNGEINEFKGILQRRAEWEKRAKEGFK, from the exons ATGATCCAACTCGATAGAGCGCCGACCGTAGCGCTTCGGTATCGAACGCTGATAAACGGTGTCATAAA TGACATAAGTCGCGATGGACTTTCACAGTCGCACGATAGCGTGTTCTCTGAATCGGCCGGTACGGCAAGCAGTCTATCGATCACGCTAAAG AACGAGCTAGCAGACGTACTCCGTAAGCGAAGGAAAGACCGGCAGGGTGAAGTATCGGACGAAGATCTCGGTCTGCCGTTGAGCCCCATCACGCCCCAGCGCAAGGATCGCGGCATGAACAAGAGCGAAGGTTCGCTCAGCATACTGAGCATGACGAGCTCGGACCTGGACGACGACCGGTCCGCTTCGAACGCTAGCGGCCACAACCTGTTGCACCTGGATTCGTCCACCTCTGGCTCGATCAGTATGAATCGTTCGGAACATATGGATGAAAGTG GTGACTCATCCAAGTTGAGCCATTCCGCCGCCAAACACAAACTTGCCGTACGACCAAAGAAAAAGGGCCCTACCCGTGCACGAACTCGCCCAAGAGAG TCAACCCTGTTGCCAGCGACGCCCGAAGTGAACGAGGAATCGTTGAAGCTGTCCTCCACCAACATCGCTTCCAGCTTTTCACCCACGAAGGAAGCGAACGAGAAGGCCCATTCGCTACCGTACGGCATTGTGCCACCGGGCACATCGACCCCACTCGCACCGAAATCGTCACCCGCCAAAGAGATTAGCACCTCGAAGCTATCGGTCGGTGATGCACCGGCGGTGACGGGCTCATCCATCTACGTCAATCGCAACATTTCCAAGAGCCATGAGTTTGAGCGTTCCGCCGACCATCATCATCTGACAGTGGAGGGATCGGCTGTGCCGGCAGCCTCGCGCAAGGAAGATGATGGCTTCTTCAAGCGCATCCTGAACTACAGcttcaagaagaagaagcacgaATCGGGCGCGAAGGAGGAGTCGTCGCACTCGGTGACGGCGTCCCCGCGCAAGGAAGACAACACGAGCAGCGTGTACATCAGCTCGGCCGATCCAGCCACTGTCGATTGTGTGCCAACGGAGCAGATCATGAAGCTATCGCTGGTTGTCGGTGAGCCGGAGCTGAGTGAGCTGAGCGGGTATAAGAAGATAAAGTCGGGTCCGGCCGCACGGCAGCGCGTCTTCCCGAAGGATATCTTTACGGCTGAGGAGCAtcagcttcagcagcagcagcagcaacatcaacagcatACACAGCGCTACTCCTCTAATGTGGAGGTAAACAGACAGTCGGTTGCTTCGTCCGGCAGTGGCCATTCACTTACAGTCGGCGAAGCCAAGATGCCACTGCACAAGAGCGAAGAGTATCTCGTGTCAAAGACGCGCAAGTTCTCCGAGCGTAGTGTAGACGGTGGCGAAGGAGATGACGAAGAAAGCGATGGCCGCAAGTACGTTAGTCACGGCGAGCGGCTCAAAAGCCCGAAGGTGTACGGGTTGAGCTCGTACCAGCAAAAGCTGGCGAAAATCTCCATCTCGTCCCAGCCGGCGGCGGCGCCGGACGCGGCCAAGGATAGTCCGAGCAAGCGCGCCAAGTCGGTGGAAAAATCGAAAAGCTTTCGCACGTACACGACGGACGGTGTGTCGAATCAGCTGCAGGCGGGTGGCCACCAGGTGCCGAGCCTGCCGAACTTGAGCGCCTCGCTGTCGGTGGGCAACTTCTCGAGCAACAACTTCCTCGAGACGGAGCACAAGTTCTTCAGCATGACGGAGAACATGAACACGGGCAAGCAGCGGGTGTTTAAGGACTACATCAGCAATGCGGATGATGACGGTGAATCACGACACCTTTCGTCCAGTGCGTCGCTGCAAAAGTTTGAGATCAATGATAATAATCTGCTGAACCCGCGCGAAGAGTACTTCGACCATCAGCCGAAGAGTATCGTGCTGACCACGAACACGCTGACGCCGCCGGAACCAACCAGCATACTGAACAAATCAAACCAGAACATCTCGCAGATTGAAGAGAACATTGACAAGCTAGTATCGTCGCAGTTCGTGAGCATCATCCGCAGCTCGGACgagggcagcagcaacgagCGGCTGGACGATATCGGCGTTGGTGCCAATGTACCCGAGTTTATGAAGATACAGCTGAAGAACCGTGTGGAGGGTACGGGCCGACCGGCCAAGACGAGCAGTATCGTGCTGACGACCTCGCCAACTCCGGCGCCACCCACTTCACCCGCCATCGCTAGTCCCACTGCCAGTGCCGGGCAGTACCCCCAGCAGCCAGACGATGCCATAAAGCTGCAGCGACGGTTCAGCAACGAGAACATTGAGATTACGGAGTCGaaaccaccactaccaccatccgTGGTAGGACGCACCAGCCTGGAGCTGGGTATACCGAAGAGCCCGCCCGCCTTCCGCAAACAGGGCTCGGGTGGTGGTGCAGCTGTCGGAGATTTGGCCGGCAGCAAGCGCAACTCGATGAATCTCTCGCAGGACCTGAGCGACGACCGGAAGGTAATACTGCAGCGCCGCACGTCCGTGACGGAGGAGAAGATCAAGTACGAGCGGCGGATATCGTCCTCGTCGGAGGACATCAAGTTCGAGAAGAAAAAGTCCACCTCGGAGGAGCTGCTGGAGAAACGCAGCAGCACCGGAAGCAATGGGACGGGCAATTCCAACTACAACAGTGGCTCGAGCAGTGGCGATGAGTTGGTGGTACTGCGGAAGAAGTTTATCGGTGGTGAGCGCGAAGGTGGAAAGGATAAGGATGGTACGCCTGAGTTGATGAAGGTGTTTGCGCGGAGGTCGCTGAAGTTACGGTCGGATGATGACTACAAGGTGACGGAGAGTGGTAAACCGCTGTCGAGCATTGACAGTGACAAAGAGAATCAGTCAAGTGAGGAGAAGTTGGATAAGGTGGGTCTGCAGCAGACGAAgcagctacagcagcagcagcagcagcagcagcaacatgtCCAGCAACAGCCAGCCGAGCACATCTCCACCACACTCGTACAGTCGGTGGCAATTGGAGCGCCCGTCACGAATGGATCACTGAAGAATGGAAGCAGCGTAGTAGAGCCTGCCGTACTGAAGAATGCTTCCAACGAGAATGCACCTGCAGCACCTGCCTCGGGAGAGCCTATCCTGCGGAAGAGTATCACCAGCAAACCGTTTGGCGTGCCGAACCGATTCGGCAATGCACCGAACGGTGGACAACCCCGCAATGCGACTTCCTTTGTGGAGGTGCGCAAGACCCTGCTGCCCAGTGCGACGGTCACTGTTGGGGCACCCGTCATCACCAACAACAACTTCGTCAAGTCATCGACCGCACAGGCACAGGGTGATGCGTGCGAGTCCACCACcgtcagcaacaacaacaccatcaACACGAACCGCCATACGATCGCGTCACTGAACCAGCTCAACAGCGCCAACGGTGTCGGTGCCATCAATAACAACGCGGCGAATACGGCCACTATCATCGAGTCGGACGGTGGCAGCGGTGGCAACAATGGGGAGATTAACGAGTTCAAGGGCATCCTGCAGCGTCGGGCCGAGTGGGAAAAGCGAGCAAAGGAAGGCTTCAAGTAG